The Rhodobacter sp. CZR27 genome includes a window with the following:
- a CDS encoding SPOR domain-containing protein, translating into MSHPLFWNLGLAAAIGLALAGCDAIRKATGGDEDTPAASAAAVAPVALARAVGEDVEAPDAYQSTDKALWDGRPSLGGIWVAAPDVKDPERVIMRNPANGRSVTGALFRRERENPGPKLQLSSDAAEALGLLAGQPATISVTALKPRPVEEPAAPAAPAAAAAPADAGSIGAAAGAAIDRAEAPVAKPAPAAAQGRLIRIGTFSREENARRAAETLSDGGIQARVSASTQQGKEIWSVLAGPAAPAEADAMLAKARGLGFEDAYLLAR; encoded by the coding sequence ATGTCACATCCATTGTTCTGGAACTTGGGTCTCGCGGCGGCGATCGGGCTGGCGCTGGCGGGATGCGACGCGATCAGGAAGGCCACCGGCGGGGACGAGGATACGCCGGCTGCATCCGCCGCCGCCGTTGCGCCCGTGGCCCTCGCCCGCGCGGTGGGCGAGGATGTCGAGGCGCCCGATGCCTACCAGTCCACCGACAAGGCGCTCTGGGACGGTCGGCCGTCGCTGGGCGGCATCTGGGTCGCGGCGCCGGACGTGAAGGACCCCGAGCGGGTGATCATGCGCAACCCGGCCAACGGCAGGTCGGTCACCGGCGCCCTCTTCCGGCGCGAGCGCGAGAACCCCGGACCCAAGCTGCAGTTGTCCTCGGATGCGGCCGAGGCGCTCGGCCTGCTGGCCGGGCAGCCCGCGACGATCAGCGTGACCGCGCTGAAGCCCCGGCCGGTCGAAGAGCCCGCCGCGCCGGCGGCACCCGCCGCCGCCGCCGCGCCCGCCGACGCAGGCAGCATCGGCGCTGCGGCCGGTGCGGCGATCGACCGGGCCGAGGCACCCGTGGCAAAGCCCGCACCCGCCGCGGCGCAGGGGCGGCTCATCCGCATCGGCACGTTCAGCCGCGAAGAGAATGCCCGCCGCGCCGCCGAAACGCTGAGCGATGGGGGCATTCAGGCCCGCGTCTCCGCCTCCACCCAGCAGGGCAAGGAGATCTGGAGCGTGCTGGCCGGTCCCGCTGCCCCTGCCGAAGCCGATGCAATGCTTGCCAAGGCCAGGGGCCTCGGCTTCGAAGACGCCTATCTTCTCGCCCGCTGA
- a CDS encoding D-alanyl-D-alanine carboxypeptidase family protein encodes MLLPRLFPALLLAALAALPAHAFETRARAAWVYDVTTHTVLLDKNAHVPLPPASMSKLMTLNMLFEALRDGRVTMETTFAVSTKAKQMGGSKMFVEERDRPTVEELIHGIVVNSGNDACVVVAEGLNGTEADFARAMNIRAEALGMTNSHFTNSSGWPDTDHKMSVHDLGILAVRLIEEFPEYYGYFDDTGFNYKGRVPSNANNRNPLLRLGPDGDWTADGLKTGHTQEAGYGLVGSAVQKDGRRIVFVLSGLATEADRAQEGEQIVNWAFRQFVQKTLVKKGQRVTEADVWMGNARQVGLVPAKDVSLLVPALVQEGVTAEVHYTGPLRAPIAAGQELAELVIHVPDLPDTRVPLVAEGSIASGGLQVRLTTAAQVLYRRFMAEAPAS; translated from the coding sequence GTGCTGCTGCCCCGCCTCTTCCCCGCCCTCCTCCTGGCCGCCCTCGCCGCGCTTCCGGCGCATGCGTTCGAGACCCGCGCCCGGGCCGCCTGGGTCTATGACGTGACGACCCACACCGTCCTGCTCGACAAGAACGCCCACGTCCCGCTGCCGCCGGCGTCGATGTCGAAGCTGATGACGCTGAACATGCTGTTCGAGGCGCTGCGCGACGGCCGCGTGACGATGGAGACCACCTTCGCCGTCTCGACCAAGGCCAAGCAGATGGGCGGCTCGAAGATGTTCGTCGAGGAGCGCGACCGCCCGACGGTCGAGGAGCTGATCCACGGCATCGTCGTGAACTCGGGCAACGACGCCTGCGTGGTGGTGGCCGAGGGGCTGAACGGCACCGAGGCCGACTTCGCCCGCGCGATGAACATCCGGGCCGAGGCGCTGGGGATGACCAATTCCCACTTCACCAATTCCTCGGGCTGGCCCGACACCGACCACAAGATGAGCGTGCATGACCTGGGCATCCTCGCCGTGCGGCTGATCGAGGAATTCCCGGAATACTACGGCTACTTCGACGACACCGGCTTCAACTACAAGGGCCGCGTGCCGTCGAACGCGAACAACCGCAACCCGCTGCTGCGGCTGGGCCCGGATGGCGACTGGACCGCGGACGGCCTGAAGACCGGCCACACGCAGGAGGCGGGCTATGGCCTCGTCGGCTCGGCGGTGCAGAAGGACGGCCGGCGCATCGTCTTCGTGCTCTCGGGCCTCGCGACCGAGGCCGACCGCGCGCAGGAGGGCGAGCAGATCGTGAATTGGGCCTTTCGCCAGTTCGTCCAGAAGACCCTGGTAAAGAAGGGCCAGCGCGTGACCGAGGCCGACGTCTGGATGGGCAACGCCCGGCAGGTGGGCCTCGTCCCGGCAAAGGACGTGAGCCTGCTCGTGCCCGCGCTGGTGCAGGAGGGCGTGACGGCCGAGGTGCATTATACCGGTCCGCTGCGCGCGCCGATCGCGGCCGGGCAGGAACTGGCCGAACTGGTGATCCACGTTCCCGACCTGCCCGACACCCGCGTGCCGCTGGTGGCCGAGGGCAGCATCGCCAGCGGCGGGCTGCAGGTTCGCCTGACGACGGCGGCACAGGTGCTGTATCGCCGCTTCATGGCCGAGGCGCCGGCCTCCTGA
- a CDS encoding rhodanese-like domain-containing protein — protein sequence MTLTLKDMMAAANAVIERIDAARAQELMRQGALLLDIRDAPEIEKTGRARGSHHIARGMLEFRADPDSPFHDAELRKDRPIVLHCASGGRAALAGKLLRDMGYSRVYNLGGLKDWAEGGGAVDEPIDAGM from the coding sequence ATGACACTGACCCTGAAGGACATGATGGCGGCGGCGAATGCGGTGATCGAGCGGATCGACGCGGCCCGCGCGCAGGAGCTGATGCGGCAGGGGGCGCTTCTGCTCGACATCCGCGACGCGCCCGAGATCGAGAAGACCGGACGCGCGCGGGGCTCGCATCACATCGCACGCGGGATGCTGGAGTTCCGCGCCGACCCGGACTCGCCCTTCCATGACGCGGAACTGCGCAAGGACCGGCCCATCGTGCTGCACTGCGCCTCGGGCGGGCGGGCGGCTCTGGCAGGCAAGCTCTTGCGCGACATGGGTTATTCCCGGGTCTACAACCTCGGTGGCCTGAAGGACTGGGCCGAGGGCGGCGGCGCCGTGGACGAACCGATCGACGCCGGCATGTAA
- the nifA gene encoding nif-specific transcriptional activator NifA, producing the protein MDTSAVGSGAAERGEEYLTLDALCEIAKLLTGASDPIARMPSVFGILSSFMGLQHGALALLQEGPQSEAARNARHVNPYTIAATATGAPAHPSSCRAIPPQVARHVFRNGVSLVSCDIADEFGADALPPGLEDSRQALIAVPIRDQANSPFVLGVLCAYRGLKNNGARHLESDQRVLNMVAAVLEQSIRFRRLVARDRDRIVQEAREAIRMAAETTAAPEVDAPAEALEGIIGASPAIRRVIGQIRKVAGTHTPVLLRGESGTGKEVFARALHRLSERRDKPFIKVNCAALSQSLLESELFGHEKGSFTGAVQQKKGRFELADGGTLFLDEIGEISVEFQAKLLRILQEGEFERVGGSRTLRVDVRLVTATNKDLERAVANGSFRADLYFRICVVPIVLPPLRDRKEDIGLLAQGLLDRFNKRNGMKKKLHPSAVEALAQCNFPGNVRELENCIARVAALSTETVIHADDLACHHDHCLSADLWRLQSGTSSPVGGLAQGPLELPVLARRPNGTEAPATPVAPEVPALAAPPTRPALADSDAAEREALIEAMERAGWVQAKAARLLGQTPRQVGYALKKHNIRVEKF; encoded by the coding sequence ATGGACACATCCGCAGTGGGTTCCGGCGCGGCCGAACGGGGCGAGGAATATCTGACGCTCGATGCGCTTTGCGAGATCGCAAAGCTCCTGACCGGGGCGAGTGACCCGATCGCCCGCATGCCGTCCGTCTTCGGCATCCTGTCCTCGTTCATGGGGCTGCAGCACGGGGCGCTGGCCCTTCTGCAGGAGGGGCCGCAGTCCGAGGCGGCCCGCAATGCCCGCCACGTCAATCCATATACCATTGCGGCCACCGCGACGGGGGCGCCGGCGCATCCTTCCTCCTGCCGCGCGATTCCGCCGCAGGTCGCGCGGCACGTCTTCCGCAATGGCGTCTCGCTCGTCTCCTGCGACATCGCCGACGAATTCGGCGCCGATGCCCTGCCTCCGGGGCTCGAGGACAGCCGGCAGGCGCTGATCGCGGTGCCGATCCGCGATCAGGCAAACTCGCCCTTCGTGCTCGGCGTGCTCTGCGCCTATCGCGGGCTGAAGAACAACGGCGCGCGCCATCTGGAGTCCGACCAGCGCGTGCTGAACATGGTCGCGGCGGTGCTGGAGCAGTCGATCCGTTTCCGCCGACTTGTCGCGCGCGACCGCGACCGCATCGTGCAGGAGGCGCGCGAGGCGATCCGCATGGCGGCCGAGACCACCGCCGCGCCGGAGGTGGACGCGCCGGCCGAGGCGCTCGAAGGGATCATCGGTGCAAGCCCGGCGATCCGGCGGGTGATCGGCCAGATCCGCAAGGTGGCGGGCACCCACACGCCCGTGCTGCTGCGGGGCGAAAGCGGCACCGGCAAGGAGGTGTTCGCCCGCGCCCTCCACCGCCTGTCCGAGCGGCGCGACAAGCCGTTCATCAAGGTGAACTGCGCGGCGCTGTCGCAATCGCTGCTGGAATCGGAACTGTTCGGCCACGAGAAGGGCTCGTTCACCGGCGCGGTGCAGCAGAAGAAGGGCCGGTTCGAGCTGGCCGACGGCGGCACGCTGTTCCTCGACGAGATCGGCGAGATCAGCGTGGAGTTCCAGGCCAAGCTGCTGCGCATCCTGCAGGAGGGCGAGTTCGAGCGCGTCGGCGGGTCGCGCACGCTTCGGGTGGACGTGCGGCTGGTGACGGCGACCAACAAGGACCTCGAGCGGGCGGTGGCGAACGGCAGCTTCCGGGCCGACCTGTATTTCCGGATCTGCGTGGTGCCGATCGTGCTGCCGCCGCTGCGCGACCGCAAGGAGGACATCGGGCTTCTGGCGCAGGGGCTGCTTGACCGCTTCAACAAGCGCAACGGGATGAAGAAGAAGCTGCACCCCTCGGCGGTCGAGGCGCTGGCGCAGTGCAACTTCCCCGGCAACGTGCGCGAACTCGAGAACTGCATTGCACGGGTCGCCGCGCTTTCGACCGAGACGGTGATCCACGCCGACGACCTTGCCTGTCACCACGACCACTGCCTGTCCGCCGATCTGTGGCGGCTGCAGTCGGGCACCAGCTCGCCGGTCGGCGGACTGGCACAGGGGCCGCTGGAGCTTCCGGTGCTGGCCCGCCGCCCAAACGGCACCGAGGCGCCAGCCACGCCGGTGGCGCCGGAAGTGCCTGCGCTGGCCGCCCCGCCCACCCGGCCCGCCCTCGCCGATTCCGACGCGGCCGAGCGCGAGGCGCTGATCGAGGCGATGGAGCGCGCCGGCTGGGTGCAGGCGAAGGCGGCCCGCCTTCTGGGCCAGACCCCGCGTCAGGTCGGCTACGCGCTGAAGAAGCACAACATCCGGGTCGAGAAGTTCTGA
- the tmk gene encoding dTMP kinase — MSLSRGLFLAVEGIDGSGKSGIVGHLADHLRAHGRDVLTTREPGGTPEGEAIRALVLSGADDAWDPMSELLLMTAARVQHVRRVIAPALGSGRAVVSDRYVGSTLAYQGTGRGLSEDFIRDLHARAVGGLWPDLTLILDLDAATGLARSRRRLTDGAVDEGRFESLDLDFHERIRQSFLAQAARDPDRHAVIDASGTPEDVRSRAVAALDRLLT; from the coding sequence ATGAGCCTGTCCAGGGGCCTGTTCCTCGCAGTCGAAGGGATCGACGGCTCCGGCAAGTCGGGGATCGTCGGCCACCTCGCCGATCACCTGCGCGCCCACGGCCGCGACGTGCTGACCACGCGCGAGCCGGGGGGCACGCCGGAAGGCGAGGCGATCCGCGCGCTTGTGCTCTCGGGTGCCGACGACGCGTGGGACCCGATGTCCGAGCTTCTGCTGATGACGGCGGCGCGCGTGCAGCACGTGCGCCGGGTGATCGCGCCGGCGCTGGGGTCTGGGCGGGCCGTGGTGTCGGACCGCTACGTCGGCTCCACCCTCGCCTATCAGGGCACCGGCCGGGGGCTGTCCGAGGATTTCATCCGCGATCTTCACGCCCGGGCCGTCGGGGGTCTCTGGCCCGATCTCACGCTGATCCTCGACCTCGACGCGGCCACCGGCCTTGCCCGCAGCCGTCGCCGGCTGACCGACGGGGCGGTGGACGAGGGCCGGTTCGAAAGCCTCGACCTCGACTTCCACGAGCGGATCCGGCAGTCGTTCCTGGCGCAGGCCGCGCGCGACCCCGATCGGCACGCGGTCATCGACGCCTCGGGCACGCCGGAAGATGTGCGGTCGCGGGCCGTGGCGGCGCTCGACCGTCTGCTGACCTGA